A region of Lacinutrix sp. Hel_I_90 DNA encodes the following proteins:
- a CDS encoding lysylphosphatidylglycerol synthase transmembrane domain-containing protein — translation MNNSTKKTLKIGLPLLLAICFGWYTFTQLPIKAILPYFKSANYWWILLGVFFGFLSHLSRAYRWKYLLEPMGYTLRFPNSVMAVFITYLANYGIPRSGEVLRAAVLTNYEAVPFQKSFGTIVAERMADLVVMLGIIGFTLLIQFDYIYELLSKSIDPQRLVQFAVAGLISFGLIFIILKKSQYKIALKIKSFLSGLIEGVLSIFKMKHKWAFICHTLFIWFMYLLMFYVTTLALPDLDTITVGAILVAFIAASFTIAATNGGIFVYPVAVMKAFGVFGIAAVPSLAFGWIMWTSQTIMIIIFGTLSFILIPVYNRKK, via the coding sequence TTGAATAACTCCACCAAAAAAACGCTCAAAATTGGTCTCCCGCTTTTGTTAGCGATATGTTTTGGCTGGTATACATTTACACAATTACCTATTAAAGCGATCCTTCCGTATTTTAAATCTGCTAATTATTGGTGGATTTTATTAGGCGTCTTTTTTGGTTTTTTAAGTCATTTATCAAGAGCTTACCGCTGGAAATACCTTCTTGAACCTATGGGGTATACTCTTAGATTCCCTAATAGTGTCATGGCTGTGTTTATAACCTATTTGGCTAATTATGGCATTCCAAGATCTGGCGAGGTATTAAGAGCAGCAGTCCTTACCAATTATGAAGCAGTCCCTTTTCAAAAAAGTTTTGGAACCATAGTGGCTGAGCGAATGGCAGATTTGGTGGTTATGCTCGGTATCATAGGGTTTACATTACTTATTCAGTTTGATTATATATATGAATTATTAAGCAAATCAATCGACCCACAAAGGCTAGTTCAATTTGCTGTTGCTGGGCTAATCTCTTTTGGTTTAATTTTTATAATTCTGAAGAAAAGCCAGTATAAAATAGCTTTAAAAATCAAAAGCTTTTTATCAGGTTTAATAGAAGGCGTGTTGAGCATTTTTAAAATGAAACACAAATGGGCCTTCATATGTCATACTTTATTTATATGGTTTATGTATTTACTTATGTTTTACGTAACCACTTTGGCATTACCAGATTTGGACACGATTACAGTTGGTGCCATTTTAGTGGCATTTATAGCAGCGAGCTTCACTATTGCTGCCACTAATGGCGGTATCTTTGTTTATCCTGTGGCAGTAATGAAAGCCTTCGGTGTTTTTGGTATTGCCGCTGTACCGAGTTTAGCCTTTGGTTGGATTATGTGGACCTCACAAACTATTATGATTATCATTTTTGGAACACTGTCTTTCATTTTAATACCCGTATACAACAGAAAAAAATAA
- a CDS encoding TraR/DksA C4-type zinc finger protein — MAVENTVRYSDKELAEFKVLILGKIESANHDLELIRSAYMNDHDNGTDDTSPQFKAFDEGSAVMSKESNSQLAIRQEKFIRDLKNALIRIENKTYGVCRVTGKLINAKRLELVPHATLSIEAKNMQ, encoded by the coding sequence ATGGCAGTAGAAAATACAGTAAGATATTCAGATAAGGAATTAGCTGAATTCAAAGTCTTAATTTTAGGAAAAATAGAAAGCGCTAACCATGATTTAGAGCTAATAAGAAGCGCGTACATGAACGATCATGACAACGGTACAGATGATACTTCGCCACAGTTTAAAGCATTTGACGAAGGTAGTGCCGTAATGAGTAAAGAGTCTAATTCACAATTAGCGATTAGACAAGAAAAATTCATTCGTGACTTAAAAAACGCATTAATTAGAATTGAGAATAAAACCTATGGTGTTTGCCGTGTTACTGGTAAATTAATCAATGCTAAGCGTTTAGAATTAGTCCCTCATGCTACATTAAGTATTGAGGCTAAAAACATGCAGTAA
- the panD gene encoding aspartate 1-decarboxylase, whose protein sequence is MQIQVVKSKIHRVKVTGADLNYIGSITIDEDLMDAANIIQGEKVQIVNNNNGARLETYAIPGPRNTGEITLNGAAARLVSPGDVLILITYAFMNIEEAKVFKPSLVFPDEATNLLK, encoded by the coding sequence ATGCAAATACAAGTAGTAAAATCTAAAATTCACAGAGTAAAAGTTACGGGCGCAGACCTTAATTATATAGGCAGCATTACCATTGACGAAGATTTAATGGATGCCGCAAATATTATACAAGGTGAAAAAGTTCAAATTGTAAATAACAATAATGGCGCGCGATTAGAAACTTATGCTATTCCTGGTCCACGAAATACAGGAGAAATCACGCTCAACGGAGCAGCCGCAAGATTGGTATCACCAGGAGATGTGCTTATTTTAATTACCTATGCCTTTATGAATATCGAAGAAGCTAAAGTTTTTAAGCCGTCATTGGTGTTTCCAGATGAAGCAACAAATTTACTAAAATAA
- the radA gene encoding DNA repair protein RadA, giving the protein MAKVKTTFFCQSCGTQYAKWQGQCTACKEWNTIVEEVVQKPEKSDWKTPTNTSKRVSEALRIKEIDASKEARLDTLDAEFNRVLGGGIVPGSLTLLGGEPGIGKSTLLLQISLKLPYKTLYVSGEESQKQIKMRAERINPNNESCYILTETKTQNIFKQIEGLAPDIVIIDSIQTLHSDYIESSSGSISQVKECTAELIKFAKETNTPVILIGHITKDGGIAGPKILEHMVDTVLQFEGDRNHVFRILRAQKNRFGSTHELGIYEMQGSGLREVSNPSEILISKKDEELSGNAIAATLEGMRPLMIEVQALVSTAVYGTPQRSATGFNAKRLNMLLAVLEKRAGFRLGAKDVFLNITGGITVDDPAIDLAVVAAILSSNEDQALPSNYCFAAEVGLSGEIRPVQRVEQRILEAEKLGFSTIFVSKYNKISLQNTAIKIQLISKIEDLVEFIV; this is encoded by the coding sequence ATGGCTAAAGTAAAAACGACCTTTTTCTGTCAGAGTTGTGGGACACAATATGCAAAATGGCAAGGGCAATGTACCGCTTGTAAAGAGTGGAATACGATTGTTGAAGAAGTGGTTCAAAAACCAGAAAAAAGCGATTGGAAAACACCAACAAACACTTCAAAACGGGTGTCTGAAGCGCTAAGAATAAAAGAAATTGACGCGTCTAAAGAAGCACGCCTGGATACTTTAGATGCTGAGTTTAATCGTGTTTTAGGAGGCGGAATTGTTCCTGGTTCTTTAACCCTTTTAGGAGGAGAACCAGGCATAGGCAAGAGTACGTTGTTGCTTCAAATTTCATTAAAATTACCCTACAAAACACTTTACGTTTCTGGAGAAGAAAGCCAGAAACAAATAAAGATGCGTGCCGAACGCATTAACCCAAATAACGAAAGTTGTTACATCCTTACAGAAACAAAAACGCAAAACATCTTTAAACAAATTGAAGGCTTAGCGCCAGACATTGTTATAATAGACTCTATTCAAACTTTACACAGCGATTATATAGAATCATCTAGTGGCAGTATTTCTCAAGTAAAAGAATGTACGGCAGAGCTTATAAAATTTGCGAAAGAAACCAATACGCCAGTGATTCTAATTGGTCATATTACCAAAGACGGGGGCATTGCCGGACCAAAGATTCTGGAGCATATGGTAGACACGGTTTTACAATTTGAAGGCGACCGTAATCATGTGTTTCGAATTCTACGCGCACAAAAAAATAGATTTGGCTCAACACATGAGCTCGGCATTTACGAAATGCAAGGCTCAGGATTACGAGAAGTTAGCAATCCCAGTGAGATTCTAATTTCTAAAAAAGACGAAGAACTCTCCGGGAATGCTATCGCGGCCACTTTAGAAGGCATGCGCCCGTTAATGATAGAAGTGCAAGCTTTAGTGAGTACAGCTGTTTACGGTACGCCACAACGCAGCGCTACAGGTTTTAATGCTAAACGGTTAAATATGTTGTTAGCCGTGTTAGAAAAACGTGCTGGTTTTCGCTTGGGAGCAAAAGACGTTTTTTTAAATATTACTGGCGGGATAACGGTTGATGACCCAGCTATTGATTTAGCGGTAGTGGCAGCCATTTTATCCTCCAATGAAGATCAAGCCTTGCCATCCAATTATTGTTTTGCGGCAGAGGTTGGTTTGTCGGGAGAAATTAGACCCGTACAGCGTGTAGAACAACGTATTCTTGAAGCTGAAAAATTAGGGTTCTCAACCATATTCGTTTCAAAATACAACAAAATTTCACTTCAAAACACCGCAATAAAGATTCAATTGATTTCTAAGATTGAGGATTTGGTGGAATTTATAGTTTAA
- the ileS gene encoding isoleucine--tRNA ligase: MSAGFPEYKGLNLPNVAEEILAYWEANNIFEKSVTTRENAEPYVFFEGPPSANGLPGVHHVLARAIKDIFPRYKTMKGFQVKRKAGWDTHGLPIELGVEKELGITKEDIGKTISVEDYNAACRKAVMRYTDVWNDLTQKMGYWVDMDDPYITYEPKYMETVWWLLKEIYTKNLMYKGYTIQPYSPKAGTGLSSHEVNQPGAYQDVTDTTIVAQFKALDETLPDFLQNEGDIYFTAWTTTPWTLPSNTALTVGPKIDYILVETYNQYTFKPINVILAKALVNKQFDAKFHNVETKPELLEYKEGDKKIPFYIVKEFKGKDLVGIKYEQLLPYALPNDNPENAFRVIAGDFVTTEDGTGIVHTAPTFGADDALVAKQATPEIPPLLVKDDNGNLVPLVDLQGRFRPEMKEFGGKYVKNEYYKDGEAPERSMDVALAIKLKEENRAFKVEKYKHSYPHCWRTDKPILYYPLDSWFIKVTDVKEKMVALNDTINWKPKSTGTGRFGNWLANANDWNLSRSRYWGIPLPIWRTEDGKEEICIGSVEELKNEMAKAVSAGVLKEDIFADFEVGNNTEDNYAKIDLHKNIVDEIVLVSPSGQPMRRESDLIDVWFDSGSMPYAQWHYPFENKEKIDENKAFPADFIAEGVDQTRGWFYTMHAIATMVFDSVAYKNVVSNGLVLDKNGQKMSKRLGNATDPFETLDTYGADATRWYMIANANPWDNLKFDLEGIEEVKRKFFGTLYNTYSFFSLYTNLDKFSYAEPDIPLNERPEIDRWVLSELHTLIQKVDAYYAEYEPTKAARAISDFTQDYLSNWYVRLSRRRFWKGDYQQDKISAYQTLYTCMLTIAKLGAPIAPFFMDKLYLDLTKTTQTEQFESVHLAEFPKFNADFIDKSLERKMESAQTIASLVLSLRAKEKIKVRQPLQKIMIPVDSVQLKEEINAVGDLIKSEVNIKEIELLEDASDILVKQIKPNFKTLGPRFGKDMKLIANAIQSFGPEDIKIVEQKGSINVDCNGKIIKLHRDDVEITSQDIPGWLVANEGSITVALDVTISEALREEGIARELVNRIQNLRKDSGFEVTDRIVVQLQKDAEITQAVKTNLEYIKAETLTDSLEIMDQINNGIEIAFDTINTRLFIKKN, encoded by the coding sequence ATGAGCGCAGGATTCCCTGAATACAAAGGACTTAACTTACCAAACGTTGCAGAAGAAATACTAGCGTATTGGGAGGCGAATAACATCTTCGAAAAGAGTGTGACTACGCGTGAAAACGCTGAACCGTACGTGTTTTTTGAGGGGCCACCAAGCGCCAACGGCTTGCCTGGTGTGCATCACGTTTTAGCACGTGCTATCAAAGATATTTTCCCACGTTACAAAACAATGAAAGGTTTTCAGGTTAAGCGCAAGGCCGGTTGGGATACACACGGTTTGCCTATAGAATTAGGAGTGGAGAAAGAATTAGGCATTACCAAAGAAGATATTGGCAAAACTATTTCAGTAGAAGATTACAATGCAGCCTGTCGTAAAGCAGTTATGCGTTACACCGATGTTTGGAATGACCTGACTCAAAAAATGGGCTATTGGGTAGATATGGACGATCCTTACATTACCTACGAGCCCAAATACATGGAAACTGTGTGGTGGTTGTTAAAAGAGATTTATACTAAAAACTTAATGTATAAGGGCTATACGATTCAGCCGTATTCACCAAAAGCAGGCACTGGATTAAGCTCGCATGAGGTTAATCAGCCAGGAGCCTATCAAGATGTAACCGATACGACTATCGTTGCTCAGTTTAAAGCTTTAGACGAAACACTGCCAGATTTTCTGCAAAACGAAGGGGATATCTATTTTACAGCATGGACAACAACACCTTGGACCTTGCCTAGTAATACGGCATTAACCGTTGGTCCCAAAATTGATTATATACTCGTTGAAACTTATAATCAATACACGTTCAAACCAATCAATGTGATTTTAGCAAAAGCATTGGTCAATAAACAATTTGATGCTAAATTTCATAACGTTGAAACGAAACCAGAATTATTAGAGTACAAAGAAGGTGATAAGAAAATTCCATTCTACATCGTTAAAGAATTTAAAGGGAAAGACTTAGTAGGAATAAAATACGAGCAGTTATTACCATACGCCTTACCAAATGACAATCCAGAAAATGCCTTTAGAGTCATTGCAGGAGATTTCGTAACAACTGAGGACGGTACAGGTATCGTTCACACCGCGCCAACATTTGGAGCAGACGATGCCTTAGTCGCTAAACAAGCCACACCTGAAATCCCACCACTGTTGGTGAAGGATGATAATGGAAACTTGGTACCATTAGTAGACTTGCAAGGCCGCTTTAGACCAGAAATGAAAGAATTTGGTGGAAAGTATGTTAAAAATGAATATTATAAGGACGGAGAAGCGCCAGAGCGTTCAATGGATGTTGCCCTGGCTATTAAATTAAAAGAGGAAAATCGCGCTTTTAAAGTTGAAAAGTATAAGCACAGCTACCCACATTGCTGGCGAACAGACAAGCCCATTCTATACTATCCATTAGACTCTTGGTTTATTAAAGTCACAGATGTTAAAGAAAAAATGGTTGCGCTTAATGACACCATTAACTGGAAACCAAAATCAACAGGAACGGGACGTTTTGGAAATTGGTTAGCCAATGCAAACGACTGGAATTTATCGCGTTCGCGTTATTGGGGCATACCGTTACCCATTTGGAGAACCGAAGATGGTAAAGAGGAAATCTGTATTGGTTCTGTTGAAGAACTAAAAAATGAAATGGCAAAAGCCGTTTCGGCAGGCGTTTTAAAAGAAGACATTTTTGCAGATTTTGAAGTTGGAAATAATACTGAAGATAACTATGCAAAAATAGATTTACATAAGAATATTGTAGATGAAATTGTATTAGTATCGCCAAGCGGCCAACCTATGCGCCGTGAAAGTGATTTAATTGATGTATGGTTTGATTCTGGTTCTATGCCTTATGCACAATGGCACTATCCTTTTGAAAACAAAGAAAAAATAGATGAGAATAAAGCCTTTCCGGCTGATTTTATAGCCGAAGGAGTAGATCAAACTAGAGGTTGGTTTTATACCATGCATGCTATTGCTACTATGGTTTTCGATTCTGTTGCCTATAAAAATGTAGTCTCTAATGGCTTGGTTTTAGATAAAAACGGACAGAAAATGTCTAAGCGTCTTGGGAATGCTACAGACCCCTTTGAGACCTTAGATACTTATGGAGCAGACGCGACACGCTGGTATATGATTGCCAATGCAAATCCGTGGGATAATTTAAAATTTGATTTAGAAGGTATTGAAGAAGTGAAACGTAAGTTTTTTGGAACCTTGTATAATACGTATTCCTTTTTTAGTCTGTATACTAATTTAGATAAATTCAGTTATGCAGAACCAGATATTCCGTTAAATGAAAGACCAGAGATAGACCGTTGGGTTTTGTCTGAACTACATACCCTGATTCAAAAAGTAGATGCCTATTATGCAGAATACGAACCTACCAAAGCGGCTCGTGCTATTTCAGATTTTACACAAGATTATTTAAGTAACTGGTATGTGCGTTTAAGTAGAAGACGTTTTTGGAAGGGCGATTACCAGCAAGATAAAATTTCAGCCTACCAAACATTATATACCTGCATGCTTACCATAGCAAAGTTAGGCGCCCCAATAGCTCCTTTCTTTATGGATAAACTGTACCTAGACTTAACAAAAACGACACAAACAGAACAATTTGAAAGTGTACATTTGGCAGAGTTTCCAAAATTCAATGCGGATTTTATTGATAAGTCTTTGGAACGCAAAATGGAAAGTGCGCAGACAATAGCTTCATTAGTGTTATCGTTAAGAGCTAAAGAAAAGATAAAAGTAAGACAACCTTTACAGAAAATTATGATTCCTGTGGATTCTGTTCAACTTAAAGAAGAGATTAATGCAGTAGGCGATTTGATAAAAAGTGAAGTTAATATCAAGGAAATTGAGTTGCTTGAAGACGCATCAGATATTTTAGTAAAGCAGATAAAACCTAACTTTAAAACATTAGGACCACGGTTTGGGAAAGATATGAAGTTGATTGCGAATGCAATACAGTCCTTTGGTCCGGAAGACATTAAAATAGTTGAACAAAAGGGAAGTATAAATGTTGATTGTAACGGAAAAATTATTAAATTACATCGTGATGATGTTGAGATTACATCCCAAGACATCCCAGGGTGGCTTGTCGCAAATGAAGGGTCTATTACCGTTGCATTAGATGTTACTATTTCAGAAGCATTACGTGAAGAAGGGATTGCTCGTGAGCTCGTGAACCGTATTCAAAATTTGCGTAAAGATTCAGGATTTGAAGTAACAGACAGAATTGTGGTGCAACTGCAAAAAGACGCTGAAATTACGCAAGCTGTAAAAACAAATTTAGAGTACATCAAGGCCGAAACCTTAACAGATAGTCTTGAAATTATGGACCAAATAAATAACGGTATAGAAATTGCGTTTGACACTATAAATACCAGGTTGTTTATTAAAAAAAATTGA
- a CDS encoding lipoprotein signal peptidase produces MSLKKASILIIVILLLDQLSKIYVKTHFQLQESLTVFSWFKIYFVENDGMAWGTKLSDIIPFISDKTAKLSLTLFRIVAIFGIGYWLFNAVKRQQSQVLVVALVFIFAGALGNIIDSVFYGISFNDSYGQVAQFLPKEGGYERVFFGNVVDMLYMPIWEGNLPEWMPYFGGRYFMFFEPVFNIADIAISIGFVILILFNKKAFPKTDKNP; encoded by the coding sequence ATGTCCTTAAAGAAAGCCTCAATTTTAATTATTGTTATTTTACTTCTTGACCAGTTGAGTAAAATTTATGTAAAGACACATTTTCAATTACAGGAGTCTCTTACCGTTTTTAGTTGGTTCAAAATTTATTTTGTAGAAAATGATGGTATGGCTTGGGGTACTAAGTTGAGCGACATTATTCCCTTTATAAGTGATAAAACAGCAAAACTGAGTTTAACACTCTTTAGAATAGTCGCTATTTTTGGTATTGGGTATTGGTTATTTAACGCTGTAAAAAGACAACAATCTCAAGTTTTGGTTGTCGCTTTAGTTTTTATTTTTGCCGGAGCTTTAGGTAATATTATAGATTCGGTTTTCTATGGTATTTCTTTTAATGATAGTTATGGACAAGTCGCACAGTTTTTACCAAAAGAAGGCGGCTATGAACGTGTTTTTTTTGGCAATGTAGTAGATATGTTATATATGCCAATATGGGAAGGCAATCTACCAGAATGGATGCCTTATTTTGGGGGTAGGTATTTTATGTTTTTTGAACCCGTGTTTAATATTGCAGATATCGCTATAAGTATTGGTTTTGTAATTTTGATTTTATTCAATAAAAAAGCATTTCCTAAAACAGATAAAAACCCCTAG
- a CDS encoding alpha/beta hydrolase, protein MKRLLSILALCFSVQFISAQVTYKVFNSEKLGGSREIKIQLPRSYDSSKKSYPIIVTLDGDYMFEIVAANVDYASYWEDIPEAIVVGINQFGKREEDVMYSGMSSLPIEKGVAFFEFIGMELIPYIQKAYRTGNFKVVVGHGQTANFINYYLLKPEPLFNAYVSISPDLAPDMIRFLSERLKTIETKTFYYLATSDKDVSVLKQNTEALNKAINGIDNKNLLSTFDNFEEPSHYALPAYAISKALESIFFVFQPISKKEYKESILKLESSPVAYLIEKYQTIEDLFGIDKTIVVNDFRAVAAAIKKTEKWEYLEALGELANKESPELLLGHYYLGRFYEIEEDYKKAIKNYEAAYLLEDAGGVTKDIVLTYLEGSQESLAEIEAEKEEEKMAKKEEKAKAKELRKIERELKKMEKDKKEEDEDFEDL, encoded by the coding sequence ATGAAACGCTTATTATCTATACTCGCTCTTTGCTTTTCAGTCCAATTCATTAGTGCACAAGTCACTTACAAAGTGTTCAACTCCGAAAAACTAGGAGGCTCTCGAGAGATTAAAATTCAATTACCAAGAAGTTACGATAGCAGTAAAAAAAGTTACCCGATTATCGTAACTTTAGATGGAGATTATATGTTTGAAATAGTCGCTGCAAATGTAGATTATGCTTCTTATTGGGAGGATATTCCAGAGGCAATAGTAGTTGGTATTAATCAATTTGGAAAACGCGAGGAGGACGTTATGTATTCAGGAATGAGTTCATTACCTATTGAAAAAGGAGTTGCTTTTTTTGAATTTATTGGTATGGAATTAATTCCTTACATTCAAAAAGCCTATAGAACCGGAAACTTTAAAGTTGTCGTAGGTCATGGTCAAACAGCTAATTTTATTAATTATTATTTACTAAAACCAGAACCATTATTTAATGCATACGTATCAATAAGTCCTGATTTGGCGCCAGATATGATACGGTTTTTGTCTGAAAGACTTAAGACTATAGAAACTAAAACATTTTACTATTTGGCAACCTCTGATAAAGATGTAAGCGTATTAAAACAAAATACTGAAGCATTAAATAAAGCTATTAACGGCATCGACAATAAAAATCTGTTAAGCACTTTTGATAATTTTGAGGAACCCTCACATTATGCGCTTCCGGCTTATGCTATATCAAAAGCTTTGGAAAGTATCTTTTTTGTTTTTCAGCCTATTTCAAAAAAAGAATATAAAGAATCCATATTAAAATTAGAATCTTCACCTGTAGCGTATTTAATTGAAAAATACCAAACTATCGAGGACCTTTTTGGTATAGATAAAACTATTGTAGTTAATGATTTTAGAGCAGTAGCTGCAGCAATAAAAAAGACTGAAAAATGGGAATACCTTGAAGCTCTTGGTGAATTAGCAAATAAAGAAAGTCCAGAGTTGCTCTTAGGACATTACTACTTAGGACGTTTTTATGAAATAGAAGAAGATTATAAAAAAGCAATAAAAAATTATGAAGCAGCATATTTATTGGAAGATGCGGGAGGTGTTACTAAAGATATTGTTTTAACTTATCTTGAGGGTAGTCAAGAAAGTCTAGCAGAAATAGAGGCTGAAAAAGAGGAAGAGAAAATGGCTAAAAAAGAAGAAAAAGCAAAAGCAAAAGAATTAAGAAAGATAGAGAGAGAATTGAAAAAAATGGAAAAGGATAAGAAAGAGGAAGATGAGGATTTTGAGGATTTATAA
- a CDS encoding alpha/beta hydrolase translates to MTTLVKPHYLMRRFIHTVIILFCFQFAASQTSYQSFNSNKLGEARDLKIQLPRTYGNGEKSYPVIVVLDGDFMFEIVAGNSDYTAYWEDMPEAIVVGVNQVGKRESDNLYSETSSLPTATGAAFLEFISLELLPFIEQTYRTVKFKVVVGHGESANFINYFLLEDKPVFDAYIAISPDLAKDMTSLISKKLNTIQSPTFYYSATSDKDFESIQKETKALNTMIDEIENDYVNSSFDDFTGPSHYLLPTIAIPQAFANIFNVYKPISKKEFAEKILVLESSPVDYLLEKYQTIKTFYGFDKPVLINDFKAIEAAINRKEKYEYFEPLGNLARKEYPETLLGNYYLGRFHEETGDAKKAMKIYQSAYILKEAGGITKDHVLKLSDQIKADFGY, encoded by the coding sequence ATGACTACACTAGTTAAACCCCATTACTTAATGAGACGTTTTATTCATACAGTAATTATACTATTTTGTTTTCAGTTTGCAGCATCTCAAACCTCATATCAAAGTTTTAATTCCAATAAATTAGGTGAGGCAAGAGATCTTAAAATTCAATTGCCAAGAACCTATGGCAACGGTGAAAAAAGCTACCCGGTCATAGTGGTATTAGATGGCGACTTTATGTTTGAAATCGTTGCAGGAAATTCAGATTATACAGCCTATTGGGAGGATATGCCAGAGGCTATTGTTGTAGGGGTTAATCAAGTTGGTAAACGTGAATCAGATAATCTTTATTCTGAAACAAGTTCATTGCCTACAGCTACTGGCGCTGCTTTTCTTGAGTTTATTAGTTTGGAGTTACTTCCATTTATTGAACAAACGTATAGAACAGTGAAATTTAAAGTAGTAGTAGGTCATGGAGAAAGTGCAAATTTCATCAATTATTTTTTGTTAGAAGACAAGCCTGTGTTTGACGCATATATTGCTATAAGCCCAGATCTGGCTAAAGATATGACTTCTTTAATTTCAAAAAAACTGAACACAATTCAAAGTCCAACATTTTATTATAGTGCCACTTCTGATAAAGATTTTGAATCAATTCAAAAAGAAACAAAAGCATTGAATACAATGATTGACGAAATAGAAAACGATTATGTAAATAGCAGTTTTGATGATTTTACAGGTCCGTCACATTATTTATTGCCAACTATTGCAATACCTCAAGCCTTTGCAAATATCTTTAATGTATATAAACCAATATCTAAAAAAGAATTTGCTGAAAAGATATTAGTATTAGAATCTTCGCCTGTAGACTATCTTTTAGAAAAATATCAAACTATTAAAACCTTTTATGGTTTTGACAAACCTGTTTTGATAAATGATTTTAAGGCCATTGAAGCGGCAATTAATAGGAAAGAAAAGTACGAATATTTTGAGCCTTTAGGCAATTTAGCTAGGAAAGAATATCCGGAAACCTTATTAGGAAACTATTATTTAGGTCGTTTTCATGAAGAAACAGGAGACGCTAAAAAGGCTATGAAAATTTATCAATCCGCCTATATTTTAAAGGAAGCTGGTGGGATTACTAAAGATCATGTTTTAAAATTATCTGATCAAATTAAAGCAGATTTTGGATATTAA